CAGCCCATCGTGGCCCTGCTGCGCGGCCAGCAGCAGGCTGCCGGCCAGGTATTCGCCGCGATAGATCGCCTCGGATTCCGAATCCAGCGTCACCGGCCAGAACGGCTTGAGTGCCTCCAGCTCCGGGTCGTGCAGGGTTTCCAGGAAGTCGGTGCCGGTCAGGTGGATGGCCAGCGTGTCGCCGCGCGGCAAGAGGGTCAGGTCCAGGGCCTGGGTGTTGACGCTGAAGCGGTGGCGCGGCCCCAGCCGGACCACGTTGCCACCGGCTTCGTACAGGTCGCTGCGGTCGCGCAGCTGGCGCACGGCCTGGTCGCGCACGGCCTTCAGGCGCGCCTCGATGTCATCGGCCTTGACGTTGTCGCGCAGCGCGCGCAGGCGCTCGGCCAGTTCGCGCAGCTTGAGGATCAGCGGGTCACCGGCGAAGAACGCATTGAGTTCATCGGCGGTGGCGAAACGCTCGGTGCGCTTGGCCAGGCCATCAAGGATGCGGTTGGCCGCGTCCAGTACCGAGCGCGCTTTGCGCTGGCGGTCGTCCAGCAACGCCTGCTTGTGCGTCTCGAAGGCCTCGACCAGTTCCTCGCGCTTGCTGAGGATGTCGCCGAGGAACTGCTCGTGCTCGCCGAACTGGCTTTCCAGTTCTTCCAGCTGCACCAGCAGGCGCGACAGCTGTTCGTCGGCCTTTTCCGGATCATGGGCCATCGCCAGCGCGCTGGTGATCGACTGCGAGAACAACGCGAACTGGGCGGCGAACTGGGCCACCGCCTCGGCCGAACCGAGGGTGCGGCGGCGCTGTTCGGCGCGGGTACGCGCCTGGTTCAGGCGCCCGTACAGCGCGGAAATGGATTCAACCACGCGGGTACGCGCGGTGGCATCGTCCACCTTCAGCCCGGCCATCAGTTCGGACAGCATGTCCAGGTCGGCGGCCATGCCACGCATGCCGTCCAGCTGCTCGTCCAGCTGGCGCGCACTGCCGGCCTGCTGCGCAGCCTCGTCCAGCGCCTGCAGGCGGCTGCCCAGCGGCGCCAGCGCGGCATCACCAGCGAGGAATTCGCCGGTGGCGCCACCAACGCGGTCCTGCGCCTGTACCAGCTCGGCGGCCATCGCTTCGATGCGCGCGGTGTCGATGTAGCGCAGCTCACGGATGGTCAGCAGGCGCCCGCGTAGCGCGGTGATCTCGTTCAGTGCCTCGACGAAGGCCTGCACCTCGTTCCAGTTCTGGGGCTGCAGCCGGCCCAGCAGAGCCTTGAAGCTGGCCTCCGCCTCGACCATTGCCTGCGCCGACTGCTCGCGGATGGATTGGACCTTCTCGTATTCGTCCAACACCGATTCGCCGGTGGCGCTGATCTGCCGCAGCAGTGCTTCGGCGCCGTCGCAGGCCTCGTCGCCCAGCCAGTGGTGGGCATCGAACAGGCGGCGGGTATCGGCCACCAGCCGCTGGTAGCGCTGCACCGAGACATCCTGGCCGTCGATCTCGCGGGCCAGGTTGAACAGGTTGGAGATGCCGCGCACCAGCTCGGCATTGCCGATGCGGCCCATGAAGGTGTTGCCGGGCGGACGGCTGGCGGCGAACTCGTCGCTGCTGAACGGCGTCTGCCAGACCTGCATCGGGTGGATGCGCGTGGGCTCGGTGCCCTCGGCATGGAACAGCACCATGCGCCCATCCTGCATGAACGCATAGCCGTGGCCGAACACCGGGTTCTGCAGCACGCGCTGGATGGTGTTGTAGACGAACAGCGCCGAGCGCCCGCCCTCGCGCTCGTAGAAGATGTACAGCACGTCCTCGCCATTGGGCGAACGGATGCTGCGCTTGAACTGCATGCCGGCCATCGAGGCGTCGAACGCCTTGTGCTCGCCGCCCTGCAGGTAGTAGCCGCCCGGGAAGATCACGCCGTGGTCTTCGGGCAGCTGCACGCAGGCCTGCACGATCGCATCGTTGCGCACGATGTCGCCGGTGAGCGTGTTGTAGATAAGCCCGCGCCAGACGGTTTCGCGATAGGGCAGCACCTTCAGCAGCAGCAGCGAGCCGACGCGGGCGAACTCGAACTGGGCGTCGTCCAGCGACTGGGTGCTGTCTTCCACCGGTTCGCTGTAGATGCCCTGTCCGGTCTCGGTGTTGTTCTCGACCTTGATGGTCAGGTCGCCACCGGTGGTTTCCACGAACAGGGTGTCGAGGATGTTCAGGTGCGAATGGCGGCCGTTGACCGCGAGGTCGCGGGTGGCCCTGGTCCATTCGAAATCGAACGGTGGCGGCAGTGCGATATCGCGTTCGCCGCGCGCGTCGAGGTAGGTCAACTCGCCTTCGCGCGACAGCGCCCAGCGGAACACGCGCACGTCGCTGCTGCGCTCGCCGATCTGGAACGAGGCCAGCAGCTTGTCGCCCACCACGATCAACTGCAGCAGGCGTGCATGCTTGTAGTAGGCGTACAGCTCGTTGAAGTCGTGCACGAAACCGGGCTGGTCCAGGAAACTGCCCTTCAGCTCCAGCGCAGCGACGTCGTAGCCGTCGGCCCCCTGCACCAGCCGGTACAGGCCGAACACATCCTCGATGCGGGTCTGGGTCTTGAGCCCGATGAACACGTTGTAGCCGAACAGCAGGCGGTCCGGGCCCACCTGCACGATGTCGCGGCCGACGCAGTTGTTCTCGCTGCGGATGCGGAAGCGGCCGATCACCTCCAGGCGGCTGTCACCGAATTCGGACAGACGCTGGCGGTTGAGGGTCTCGGCCAGGGCCTGCAGGCGCTGGCCCTGCTCGCCGAGGCGGCGGCGCAGGACTTCGTAGGCACCGCCCTGGGCGACGGCCTGGTCGACGGTGCTGCCGCCGGCCTCCGGCACAGTGGATTCGGCGGTCGATTGGGTTTCAGACATCAGCAGGCTTCCGGGTCACGGGCGGCCGGCCGTCGATGCGGCCGGCGCAGGCCGGCGGTGGCCGTCATGGCCACCGCCAGGTGCATCAACGGGCGCTGTCGAGCACGGCAGCCGACACGGTCGGCACGGCGTCGGCTTCGTCGGCAATCTGCCGCGGTGCCGGTTCGGCCACGGCCACGCCCAGGTAGCGCTGCATCAGCTCCTGCACGATCGGGCTCTTGCCGGCGAAGCCTTCGATCGACTTGCCCAGTGACACCGCCTTGACCAGGTTCTCGAACATGCCGCCGTCGCCGCCGACCAGGTCGATGTCGGCATTGCGCAGCGCGCTGGCGATGACGTTGGCGTTCTCGCGCGACACTTCCTTGCCGGCTTCGATCGAGGCCAGCGCCTGCTTCAGGCTGTTGTCCAGCATCATGCGGAACTCTTCATGGCCGCGTGCCTGGTCGCTCAGCGAAGCGATGGCCTCGAACTTGCGCACCAGGCCTTCGGCCTCGGCCAGCAGCTTCTTCTGCACCACGCCCGCCTCGGCATTGCCCAGCGACTCGGTGGCGGTGGCACGGGCCAGGCCCATCTTCTCTTCGCCCTGGGCCTGGGCCTGCAGCGTCTCGGCCAGCACACGGGCCTCGTTGCTGCCCTGCTTCAGGCTGGCTTCGGCCTTGGCCTCGATCACGCGGGCTTCGGCGATGCCGACCTTCTCGATGGCCAGCGCGGAGGCTTCACGCACCTGCGCTTCGGCCAGGCCCGGCGCGGCCTGTTCGGCACGCAGCGCATCGGCCAGCAGGCGCTTGGCCTCGGCCTGCTTGCCGGCCGCTTCGTGCTCGGCCTGGGCCAGGGTGGTCAGTTCAACGGCACGGTGCTTGGACGCGGTTTCGCGTGCCTGCGCTTCCTTCACCTCGCGCACCAGCGCTTCCTGTGCCTTGGCTTCGGCTTCCAGGATCAGCACCTGCTTCTGGCGGTCGGCTTCGGAAACCTCGCGCACTTCCTTGATGCGCTCCTCTTCCTGGGCCACGGTCTTGTCGATGGAGATGCGTTCGCGGGTGATGTTGGCCACGTCCATCTTGCCCTGCTCGACCACCTTGTCGCGCTCCACACCCTGCAGCTGCACTTCGCGGTCGGTGGTGACCTGCTCCAGCTGGCGTGCGCGCTCCACGCGCTCGGCCTCGATGGCCACGGCACGCTGGCGGTTCTGCTCGGCCACTTCCACTTCGCGCAGGCGGTTCTGGTCACGGATCTCGATCAGCTGCTGTGCTTCGATGCGTGCATTCTCGGACAGCTGGCGCTGCTCTTCCTGCACCTTGGCGGTCTCGGCCTCCTCGCGCGCGCGGATGGTCTCGATCTCGCGCTTCTGGCGTGCCTCGGCCTCGGCCTGCTGGCGTTCCAGCGCCAGCAGCGCCTCACGCGCCTCCACGTTCTTCTTGGTGATGGCGAGCTTCTCGTTCTGCTCCAGCTCGTTGGTCACCACGTTCTGCGCGGCGGTCAGTTCGGTGATCTTGCGGATGCCCTGCGCGTCGAGGATGTTGAACTGGTCCAGCAGCGACTTCGGCGTCTGTTCCAGGTAATCGATCGCCACGTCTTCCAGCACATACCCGTTCAGGTCATTGCCGATGACCGCGATGATCTCGTCGCGGAACTCCTGGCGCTTCTCGAACAGTTCGGTGAAGTCGAACTTCTTGCCGACGGTCTTCAGTGCCTCGGAGAACTTGGCGTTGAACAGCTCGTCGACGGCATGCTTGTCCGACGCGCGGTCCGCACCGATGGCCTTGGCCACGCGCAGCACATCGGCCTGGGTTTCATTGACCCGCAGGTAGAAGGCCACGGCGATGTCGGCACGCATGTTGTCGCGGCAGATCAGGCCCTCCTTGCCGCGGCGGTCGATCTGCAGGGTGATCAGGCTGATCCGCATCAACTCGGCGCGGTACAGCACCGGGATGATCAGGGCACCGGTGAAATGCACCTTGGGCGTGGAGCTCATGTCGTTGACGATCAGGGCCACGCCCTGGTCGACCTTGCGGTAGAAGGCCTTGAACAGCCCGGCCAGGCCGAGCAGCGCCACCAGCAGAACGGCCACGCCGATCAGGAAGGGTGCCATGGTTGCCAACGTCATCAGTGATTCTCCTTGTTGCCCGGAAGCAGGTTGTCCTGGAAATCGAGGGCGACCGCGTCGGCGCGGACTACCCGGTAATGGTGTTGGTCGGCCACGTGCTCGACCAGCACGATGCGCTCGCCTCGCTGCAGTTCGATGTCGCTGCGCACCTGCAGCACCAGCCCGGCACCACCGTCATCGAACGTGGCGTGGCCGCTGCGGGCATCCACTTTCGGCGAGGCGACCACACCGATGCGCCCCAGCAACGAGGCCTGGGCCACCGGCCGCAGGCGCAGCAGGAACCGCCGGATGGGGTGCAGCAGCAGCGCGGTGACCGGTACGGCAGGCAGCGGAGCCAGCACGGCCACGACCGCGCCGGCCGTCCAGCGCAACAGGTCCGGCAACGGCAACAGCACGAAAAGATGGATGAAATAGGTCAGCGCCCAGCCGAAGAAGCCCAACAGCGTGACCACGACCATGACTGGCACTCCCCCCAGGCCGAAGCGCTGCAGCAGGGCCGACAGGCCGCTGAGATCGTTGCCGCCGTCCAGGGCGCCATCGGCGCCAAGATCGCCGAAGCCATCGTCGACCAGGCCGAATGCGGCGAGCCCCCAATAGATCAGCGATACCGCCAGCACGATGCTGTACGGCAGGGTCGGGAAACCGAACACAACGCTGAAGAATTCCTGCATCGCTTGCCTTCCTGGGCTGTGGGCGGCGATCGCCCGTTCGGAACGCGCAGAGCGCGTCCCGGTGATCCCCGCGCCAGCCTTCATGGCAGGCGCGCTTGGTTCCATCCTATGTGAAGAATACGTGCAGGCTCAAATCCAGATGCAGATTGCGATAAACGGTGACGCCGATCACTCCAGAACCGTGCAGTCCGCGCGGCGCACTTCCTCGACGAAGGTGCGCATCTTGTAGCCATCCTTGATGCCCGGTTCCAGCTCGATGCCGCTTGAGACATCCACGCCCCACGGCAGGGTGGCCAGCACCGCGTCGTAGACGTTGTCCGGGTTCAGGCCACCGGCCAGCAGGAACGGGCGATGCAGGCCGGTCGGGATCCGGCCCCAGTCGAAGGCCACGCCGGTGCCGCCACCGCCGCCGGGCGCATGGCTGTCGAACAGGAAGCCAGCGGCGCTGGGATAGCGCAGCTGCAGGGTGCGGGCGTTGATCTCCTCACGCCCGCCCATGGCGATCGCTTTCAGGTACGGCATGTTGAAGCTGCGGCAGAAGCTCTCGTCTTCCTCGCCGTGGAACTGCAACAGGGTCGGCCGTACCGTGCGCAGTACCTCGCGCACCTCTTCCCTGCTGTTGTTGCGGAACAGCGCCACCACGTCGACCATCGGCGCGATCGCCTGGCGCATCGCACGCGCCTCGGCCGGAGCCACACGGCGGCTGCTCTCCCGGGCAAAAATGAAACCCACCGCGTCCACGCCCAGCTCGCCGGCCAGGCGGACGTCGCCGGCACGGGTCATTCCACAGAACTTGATGCGCGTACGGTAGTAGGAGCGGCTCATAGCGTGACCTCGGCGGGCAGATGCCAGTTGTCGGGGTACAGGGGCCCAAGGAACACCAGGCCCTGCGGCGGTGCGGTGGGACCGGCTACGGTGCGATCGCGCCCTGCCAGCAGTTCGGCGATCCATTCCACCGGCTTCTCGCCGCTGCCCACCAGGATCAACGATCCGACGATATTGCGGACCATGTGATGAAGGAATGCATTGCCGCGCACAGCGACTTCGATCACTTCACCCTCTCGGCTGACCTGCAGCGACTGCAGTTCACGCCGCGCATGCAGGGCCTGGCACTGCACCGAGCGGAACGCGCTGAAGTCGTTCT
This genomic interval from Stenotrophomonas sp. 57 contains the following:
- a CDS encoding DNA repair ATPase translates to MSETQSTAESTVPEAGGSTVDQAVAQGGAYEVLRRRLGEQGQRLQALAETLNRQRLSEFGDSRLEVIGRFRIRSENNCVGRDIVQVGPDRLLFGYNVFIGLKTQTRIEDVFGLYRLVQGADGYDVAALELKGSFLDQPGFVHDFNELYAYYKHARLLQLIVVGDKLLASFQIGERSSDVRVFRWALSREGELTYLDARGERDIALPPPFDFEWTRATRDLAVNGRHSHLNILDTLFVETTGGDLTIKVENNTETGQGIYSEPVEDSTQSLDDAQFEFARVGSLLLLKVLPYRETVWRGLIYNTLTGDIVRNDAIVQACVQLPEDHGVIFPGGYYLQGGEHKAFDASMAGMQFKRSIRSPNGEDVLYIFYEREGGRSALFVYNTIQRVLQNPVFGHGYAFMQDGRMVLFHAEGTEPTRIHPMQVWQTPFSSDEFAASRPPGNTFMGRIGNAELVRGISNLFNLAREIDGQDVSVQRYQRLVADTRRLFDAHHWLGDEACDGAEALLRQISATGESVLDEYEKVQSIREQSAQAMVEAEASFKALLGRLQPQNWNEVQAFVEALNEITALRGRLLTIRELRYIDTARIEAMAAELVQAQDRVGGATGEFLAGDAALAPLGSRLQALDEAAQQAGSARQLDEQLDGMRGMAADLDMLSELMAGLKVDDATARTRVVESISALYGRLNQARTRAEQRRRTLGSAEAVAQFAAQFALFSQSITSALAMAHDPEKADEQLSRLLVQLEELESQFGEHEQFLGDILSKREELVEAFETHKQALLDDRQRKARSVLDAANRILDGLAKRTERFATADELNAFFAGDPLILKLRELAERLRALRDNVKADDIEARLKAVRDQAVRQLRDRSDLYEAGGNVVRLGPRHRFSVNTQALDLTLLPRGDTLAIHLTGTDFLETLHDPELEALKPFWPVTLDSESEAIYRGEYLAGSLLLAAQQGHDGLDLAQLQHDVATPEALDRRVRAFAAPRYREGYERGIHDHDAALILRALLPLQQSAGTLRHAPRVRALALLFWAAQQREEAVLQWPSRQAGAETIDRLFGSDEGRVALRAEMAVALSAFAQAQSLPFDDEAADAAAAYLGEELVNGEPVFSTSKHAQALLEALAQQLDQVGQREALERALQRAQDPLAARWALAGQWLRALAGLPAQAVHAGYADEAAALLLVQRQLRTRGSDAPLRVEVNGLLGEHPRIHNGTLSLSLDDFLSRLQHHLKRFVPDFHAYQAVRQSIIARERQTLRLSEFKARPLSSFVRNKLINDVYLGVIGDNLAKQMGTVGENKRSDLMGLLMMISPPGYGKTTLMEYVAHRLGLVFMKINGPALGHEVRSLDPEQAPDATSRQELEKLNLALEMGNNTMLYVDDIQHTHPEFLQKFISLCDGTRRIEGVWRGRTRTYDMRGKKFCVVMAGNPYTESGEVFKIPDMLANRADIYNLGDVLGGMEAAFTLSYIENSLTSNPVLAPLATRDMADLYVLVDRAMGKDVSTNGLSHAYSSAEINEITATLQRMLRVRDVVYRVNQQYIASAAQDDRYRTEPPFRLQGSYRNMNKLAEKISPVMNEDELQQLISDHYLGEAQLLTTGAEENLLKLAELRGVLDEVQSRRWAQIKRDFLRNKAMGADDSDVGGRVVAQLADIASALQLPPPAPEVAPAAVAEPAPWPALLEALQRLSETRSVPASPVPAAVAHSAPATPLAEDLQAGLAPLVELLVASQAQQAQVSQTLAAFAGWARQQVERGGPSAVPQRARVRRATTPEERALDEALMRHFYGESLPPEDTEGTVATAPQPPPLP
- a CDS encoding phosphoribosylanthranilate isomerase — protein: MSRSYYRTRIKFCGMTRAGDVRLAGELGVDAVGFIFARESSRRVAPAEARAMRQAIAPMVDVVALFRNNSREEVREVLRTVRPTLLQFHGEEDESFCRSFNMPYLKAIAMGGREEINARTLQLRYPSAAGFLFDSHAPGGGGGTGVAFDWGRIPTGLHRPFLLAGGLNPDNVYDAVLATLPWGVDVSSGIELEPGIKDGYKMRTFVEEVRRADCTVLE